A window of the Lolium perenne isolate Kyuss_39 chromosome 7, Kyuss_2.0, whole genome shotgun sequence genome harbors these coding sequences:
- the LOC127313388 gene encoding 1,4-alpha-glucan-branching enzyme, chloroplastic/amyloplastic → MLCLTTSSPSALPRPSPAADRPGPGISGGGGGGNVRLSGVVVPSVPSSLRWSWPRKAKSKFSVPVTAQGTETMTTGGDGLGHLPIYDLDPKLAGFKEHFDYRMKRYLDQKQSIEQHEGSLEEFAKGYLKFGINKEGDASVYREWAPAAVEAQLVGDFNNWDGSKHKMTKDSFGVWSIKISHVNGKPAIPHNSKVKFRFRHGGGVWADRIPAWIRYATVDASKFGAPYDGVHWDPPTSERYVFKHSRPRKPDAPRIYEAHIGMSGEKPEVSTYREFADNVLPRIRANNYNTVQLMAIMEHSYYASFGYHVTNFFAVSSRSGTPEDLKYLVDKAHSLGLRVLMDVVHSHASNNRTDGLNGYDVGQNTQESYFHTGDRGYHKLWDSRLFNYANWEVLRFLLSNLRYWMDEFMFDGFRFDGVTSMLYNHNGINMSFTGNYKEYFGLDTNVDAVVYMMLANHLMHKLLPEATVVAEDVSGMPVLCRSVDEGGVGFDYRLAMAIPDRWIDYLKNKDDLEWSMSGIAQTLTNRRYTEKCIAYAESHDQSIVGDKTMAFLLMDKEMYTGMSDLQPASPTIDRGIALQKMIHFITMALGGDGYLNFMGNEFGHPEWIDFPREGNGWSYDKCRRQWSLVDTDHLRYKYMNAFDQAMNALDEKFSFLSSSKQIVSDMDEDKKVIVFERGDLVFVFNFHPNKTYDGYKVGCDLPGKYRVALDSDALMFGGHGRVGHDVDHFTSTEGVPGVPETNFNNRPNSFRILSPPRTCVAYYLVDEKAERRKKEAAVSWEENVTMGYIDVEATHAKERTDDEATSGSKKASTENVSGNKGMNFVFHSYDDGKK, encoded by the exons ATGCTCTGCCTCACCACCTCGTCGCCCTCCGCCCTGCCGCGCCCCTCTCCCGCCGCTGACCGCCCGGGCCCCGGGATCTCG ggtggcggcggcggcggcaatgTGCGGCTGAGCGGCGTCGTGGTGCCGTCCGTCCCGTCCTCGCTTCGCTGGTCGTGGCCACGCAAG GCCAAGAGCAAGTTTTCTGTCCCCGTGACCGCGCAAGGAACCGAGACTATGACAACAGGTGGAGATGGCCTCGGCCACCTCCCCATCTACGATCTGGATCCGAAGCTGGCCGGATTCAAGGAGCACTTCGATTACAGGATGAAAAGGTACCTTGACCAGAAACAATCGATTGAGCAACATGAGGGGAGCCTTGAAGAGTTTGCTAAAG GCTATCTGAAGTTTGGGATCAACAAAGAAGGTGATGCATCTGTGTACCGTGAATGGGCCCCTGCTGCAGT GGAAGCACAGCTTGTTGGCGACTTCAACAACTGGGATGGTTCTAAGCACAAGATGACAAAGGATAGTTTTGGCGTTTGGTCAATCAAGATTTCTCATGTCAATGGGAAACCTGCCATCCCTCACAATTCCAAGGTTAAATTTCGATTTAGGCATGGAGGTGGAGTATGGGCTGATCGGATTCCAGCATGGATTCGTTATGCTACTGTTGATGCCTCTAAATTCGGAGCTCCTTACGATGGTGTTCACTGGGATCCACCAACTAGTGAAAG GTATGTGTTTAAGCATTCACGGCCTCGAAAGCCTGACGCTCCACGTATCTACGAGGCCCATATTGGGATGAGTGGTGAAAAGCCTGAAGTAAGCACATACAGAGAATTTGCAGACAATGTGCTACCACGCATAAGGGCAAATAACTACAACACAGTTCAGCTGATGGCAATCATGGAACATTCCTACTATGCTTCTTTTGGGTATCATGTGACAAATTTCTTTGCAGTCAGCAGCAGATCAGGCACGCCAGAGGACCTCAAATATCTTGTTGACAAGGCGCATAGTTTAGGATTGCGTGTTCTGATGGATGTTGTCCATAGCCATGCGAGCAATAACAGGACAGATGGTCTAAATGGCTATGATGTTGGACAAAACACACAGGAGTCTTATTTTCACACAGGCGACAGGGGCTACCATAAACTGTGGGATAGCCGCCTGTTCAACTATGCTAATTGGGAGGTCTTAAGATTTCTTCTTTCTAACTTGAGATATTGGATGGACGAATTCATGTTTGATGGCTTTCGATTTGACGGGGTTACATCCATGCTATACAATCATAATGGTATCAATATGTCATTCACTGGAAATTACAAGGAGTATTTCGGGTTGGATACCAATGTAGATGCAGTTGTGTACATGATGCTCGCGAACCATTTAATGCACAAACTCTTGCCTGAAGCAACTGTTGTAGCAGAAGATGTTTCAGGCATGCCAGTGCTTTGTCGGTCAGTTGATGAAGGTGGAGTAGGCTTTGACTATCGCCTGGCTATGGCTATTCCTGATAGATGGATTGACTACCTGAAGAACAAAGACGACCTTGAATGGTCAATGAGTGGAATAGCACAGACTTTGACTAACAGGAGATACACGGAAAAGTGCATTGCGTATGCTGAGAGCCATGATCAG TCTATTGTTGGTGACAAGACTATGGCATTTCTCTTAATGGACAAAGAAATGTATACTGGCATGTCAGACCTGCAGCCTGCTTCACCTACAATTGATCGTGGCATTGCACTTCAAAAG ATGATTCACTTTATCACTATGGCCCTTGGAGGTGATGGCTACTTAAATTTTATGGGTAATGAG TTTGGCCACCCTGAATGGATTGACTTTCCAAGAGAGGGCAACGGTTGGAGCTATGATAAATGTAGACGGCAGTGGAGCCTCGTCGACACTGATCACCTACGATACAAG TACATGAACGCATTTGATCAAGCAATGAATGCACTCGACGAGAAATTTTCCTTCCTATCATCATCAAAGCAGATTGTGAGCGACATGGATGAGGACAAAAAG GTTATTGTATTTGAGCGTGGAGATTTGGTTTTTGTCTTCAATTTTCATCCCAACAAAACTTATGACGG TTACAAAGTTGGATGTGATTTGCCTGGGAAATACAGAGTTGCTCTAGACTCCGACGCTCTGATGTTTGGTGGACATGGAAGA GTTGGCCATGACGTGGATCACTTCACGTCAACTGAAGGAGTACCAGGAGTGCCTGAAACAAACTTCAACAACCGCCCCAACTCATTCAGAATCCTGTCTCCACCCCGCACTTGTGTG GCATACTATCTTGTTGACGAAAAAGCTGAAAGGCGTAAGAAGGAAGCAGCTGTTTCTTGGGAGGAGAATGTGACTATGGGGTACATCGATGTTGAAGCTACTCACGCCAAAGAGAGAACAGACGATGAGGCGACCTCTGGTTCCAAAAAAGCGTCAACAGAGAATGTCTCTGGCAACAAGGGAATGAACTTTGTGTTCCATTCGTATGACGACGGCAAGAAATAA
- the LOC127313395 gene encoding NAC domain-containing protein 22: MERRAGGGGGAAATSLDLPGFRFHPTEEELLEFYLKQQVMAGGRTNSSNKKQQISFDIIPTVHLYRHDPWDLPALAAIASEREWYFFVPRDGARGKVQGGGRPSRTTERGFWKATGSDRAVRCAADPKRLVGLKKTLVYYQGRAPRGAKTDWVMNEYRLPEVVDGKADLQQEVVLCKVYRKAVSLKELEQRVAMEELARTRHSVSQSHSHCSAASPDDSSSSASEVVHEAAAATAAGVKKEEVSVAAVARPAAMRLPQLETPRGPGGGLEWMQDPFLTQLRSPWMESLCLSPFYASSVLNF, encoded by the coding sequence atggagcggcgagcaGGGGGAGGAGGTGGAGCAGCCGCGACGTCGCTGGACCTGCCGGGGTTCCGGTTCCACCCGACGGAGGAGGAGCTGCTGGAGTTCTACCTCAAGCAGCAGGTCATGGCCGGCGGCCGCACCAACAGCAGCAACAAGAAGCAGCAAATCAGCTTCGACATCATCCCAACAGTGCATCTGTACCGGCACGATCCCTGGGACCTGCCGGCGCTCGCCGCCATCGCCAGCGAGCGGGAGTGGTACTTCTTCGTGCCCCGCGACGGCGCCCGAGGGAAGGTCCAGGGTGGCGGGAGGCCCAGCCGGACCACGGAGCGCGGGTTCTGGAAGGCCACGGGGTCCGACCGCGCCGTGCGGTGCGCCGCCGACCCCAAGCGCCTCGTGGGGCTCAAGAAGACGCTGGTCTACTaccagggccgcgcgccccggggCGCCAAGACCGACTGGGTCATGAACGAGTACCGCCTACCCGAAGTGGTGGACGGCAAGGCCGACCTGCAGCAGGAGGTGGTGCTCTGCAAGGTCTACCGCAAGGCCGTGTCGCTCAAGGAGCTTGAGCAGCGGGTCGCCATGGAGGAGCTCGCGCGCACCCGCCATTCCGTCTCCCAGTCCCACTCACACTGCAGCGCCGCCTCACCGGACGACTCGTCGTCATCGGCGTCGGAGGTTGTCCACGAggctgccgccgccaccgccgcaggAGTGAAGAAAGAGGAGGTGTCAGTGGCAGCCGTGGCGAGGCCGGCGGCGATGAGGCTGCCGCAGCTGGAGACGCCGCGGGGGCCCGGCGGCGGGCTGGAGTGGATGCAGGACCCGTTCCTGACGCAGCTGAGGAGCCCCTGGATGGAGAGCCTCTGCTTGTCTCCCTTCtacgccagcagcgtcctcaacttctAG